ATGGACGGCCCGTAGTTCTGAAAGGTGAAGTAGTCCACATACTGCATGTACGCGGCGGGGAACCAGTAGGCGACGGTATGCAGGGAGATGGAAAAGAACATGTCCGGATTGGTCTCCCGGATGGCTTGGGCCAGCTGGCCGTAGCTGGTCCATTTCCCGTCTCCCTGGTACAGCCATTCAAAGTCCAGGTCCACGCCGTCCAGCGGATATTTTTTCAACAGGTCCCTGATGCCGTCCGCAAATCTCTGGCGGGCGGCGGCATTAGGCAGCATGGCGCTCCACGCTCCTCCGGCAATGCCCAGGCGGATGCGCATGCCTCCCACCCCTTCCGTCATGCCGCGCAGCGTGCGCACATGTTCCGCCCAGGAGGCGGTATCACGGCCAAAGACATCGCTGTTCCCCCAGCGGGCCACGATGAGGCGGTCATTCCAGTTGGGCTGCACTTCCGTGCCCAGGCGGTTGACGGGCCGGGCCAGATGCCACACGCGCATGTCGTCTATTTTCCCCTTCAGGTTCCGGCCCACGACGGCATTCGGCGTGCCGTTCATCTCCCCGGCGGCAACCGCCGCCGTTTGCAGGGGGGAACCGTTCAGGTAAAAGACGCCCGTTCCCGCCGTGGAGTTGCGGATGAAGGCCAGCCAGAAGTATTCATGCAGGGCTACTGCGGGCAGGTCCGCCTCCCAGGCGGCGGTGGAGCCCGCTTGCAGGCGCGCCTTGTAATGGCCGTCCGCCCACGCCAGCGTCATGGACACGCTGTCGTTTTCAAACAGGGTGACATTCTGCTCCCCGGCGGATAGAGCCAGATTCACTTCAATAGTGAACGCGTTGGCATTGCTGCCCGCCAGCAGCCCGTTGCCCACGTTCATATAAGCGTTTTCTCCGGTGAATTCCAGAACGTTCGTCCGCGTGCCGTCAGCGGGGAGAAGCTGCACGCCCCGGCTTTCCGTCACGTCGTTGTCCGGGTAGGAAAAGATGATGTCCCCATTGGCGGCGGCGGAAGCGGCGCCGATGTAAATGAGGTCGGAGTTATTGATCATGTGGGGGCGGGAGGGCCAGTTCCACATGATATGGCTTTCACGGACGTATCCGGTCACCAGCATGTACCGGAAGGTGTTGTTGTCCGTGACGATGGAGAATTCCGCTCCGGGCGGCGTCACCGCTTGGTAAGGCCGGGTGAAGGAACTGCCCGTTTTGCCCGCAAATTCCGTCCATTTGGCGTCCCGGAAGTCGCCGTCCAGCCTCCATAATCCTATCAGGCGGCCATACCTGGGGTGTGCCATGGGCAACGGCCCCGTCAGGAAAAAGTCATCCGCCTCCGCCCCCAGCTCCGCATTCCAAAGCCGCAGTTCATCCCGGGCGCCCTTGAACTGCGCCGCCAGCTCCAGCCCGGTCCAGCCGTTTTTCATGGCAGCGAGGTAAGGCGCGGCGGGAGCGGTCCCCGCCAGTATTCCGTCCACATACAGGCTGACGTTTTCCGCCCCCAGGGATACCGCCACATGGCGCCAGGTTCCGGCGGCAAAGGACTGGCCGGAAGCCTCCAGGGAAGCGGGAGTTTCCGCATTCCCCGCTTCCAGGCGCAAACGGCCCCCGTTCAGGGAGAGCATGGAAGACCCCAGGGAAAGTATGGCGCCGGAGGCGGCGTCCTCATCCGGCCTGATCCACAGCTCACAGGTCATTTCCCCGTTTCCGGTCCAGGCGTCCGCAGGAACGGGAAGCGCCACCGGGGAGGAAAGAACGGTCAGCGCCTTGTTATGCAGCACGCTGACGGGCCGCGGCTCCGGAGCGGGAGGGGCCGCAGTATCATCCGTACGGACAGTCAGCGCATTCAAATTCATGGAGCCTGTTCCGGCGGAGCTTCCTTCCTTCACCACGTCAAAAACGAGCGTCCCTGCCTCATCCGCTTCCGCAGTCCATTCCACCGCCATGTAAGTATCCGCATCCGCCGTGTTGACGCCCCCCTTCCATTTGCCGTCCGTCCGGGAACCGGTGGAGGTCTGGAGGGCCTTCACGTCCACATGCCCTCCGGATACCAGGGAAACGGACTGGTACGCAGGCCTTCCGCTGCCCAGGAAAAAGGAAACGGCATATTCCTTGCCCGGAGCCAGTCCGGAAAGGGAGACCCGTACCGTACCGGCCCGGGCCGCCATGCCGTTGGTGAAGAGCATCAAACTTGTATTAAGCGCCTCCCCATGATTCGGGAAGGCGAAAACGCTTTCCGCCTCCAGCACGCCGCCCGCCTGCGTTCCCCGGGTTTCCCCCTTTTCCCGCCACGTGGAATTGGCGTTGTTGTAACACATGTTTCCCACGCTTGCCTCCGACTTGGCCGCCACAGCCAGATACACGGAACGCCCGAACAATGTTCCGGCCAGAACGGGGGAGGAAGAGGCTTCCAGATTATTTCTCCGCAGGGGCACGCTTTTCAGCGTGGCGGACGGGGCGGTGGTCACTACCCCCATATTCGTCCATCCCGGCTGCGCCGCAGAGGAGGCATTGCCGAAATCCACGCCGAAGGATTCCACCGTTCCCCCACCCTGCGCCAAATTCCCCAGAGCGCAAAGAGCGGAAACAACCATGACTCCAAAAAGAAAGAAGAGAGATTTCCTTTTCATAGATATAAAGTTACTACATAATCTAACAAATCAAGCTCTGCAAATAAAAAATGCCGGAAAGGGGGATGGCAGCTGCCATGCTCTTTCATCCCTCCTTTCCGGTTATCTCGTCAAAAAACTGAATGTTCCTATCTTTTGCGCCGCCGCAGCATCAATGCGGCCAGGGCGACCAGCCCCAGAGACGCCGTAGACGGTTCAGGAATGGGCTCGGTCGCCAGCATGAACCCGTTTAAAACAACATCCCCGCTTAAAACATCCGCGGCCACGCCCGCGGCGCGTTCATATGTGAGCGTCACCTGGCCGGAGCCGTCCGTAGTGAAGGTCCATTCCATCCCCACGCCGGAGGAATCCGTCGTTCCCTGAAAGGTTGAACCGGCCACCGTTCCCGCACCTTCATAACCGTCCATCAGGCTGCCGGTGACGTCACTGACGCCGCCTGAAAGAGTCATGCTGGTTTTATTAGTGGAGAAGCCGCTGTTGCCCAGAACGTAGAGATAATAGGTGGTATTGGCCGCCAGGCCGCTCAATGTGAATTGCAAGCCGACGGCCTGAGTTTTCACCCCGTTGCACTTTCCGTTGATGGAAGAGTACGTTACGGTGTCCGGGAACAGGGAGTTCAGGGAGGGAGCCGTTCCCGCCGCGTCCAGATACCCCGCATTCATGGCGGCGGTGCTTTTATAAGCCATGCTGAGCGTGATGTCCCGGCCATCCAGATTGCCTAGAACGAGGGAAGAGGAAACAGCGCCCCCGTTTTTGCTCAAGGAAGCAATGGGAGTGTAGGAGGTGGCTTTTCCTCCCGTGATGGAAGTCGTTTGAGTAGCCACACTGATCCAATCCGAATCCCCGGCGGAGGAAGACCCCAGATTGATTTTCAAGGAAGCCGCAGAAGCCGCGGAGACGGCCCCTGCCAATAATAGCAGAATGAATGATTTCTTCATGGTTTTAACCAATTCACAAGATATATGCCGGATTTGGAATCCGAAGTCAAGCCTACAAAATTGAAAGAAAAATGGTTCCAGGAAATTGAGTCGTCAATACTCCGTGATTTGCCGGAGGTATTGTTGAGGCATGGGCTTCCTTTGCGTTCCAGTAATAGTTAATAACCGTCTTTGCATTCTGGCGGCGGTTCGCCATCAGGGCCGGAACGCTGACTCCCAGGCGATAGGCAACTGTGAAAGGTAATGAAGGAAATGTTGATGGAGCGTTAACTTGTCATTCCTGCAAGCCATCCCGGCGCATCGCGAAGGACGGCTTTTCGTGATTGGGGAACTCATACCGGATTCCAAATCCGTCCGATTTATAACTTCATCCTGACCAATAAGTTATTTTTTATCATTTAAAACCGGAAGAATCATGATTTATAAACTTGGCCAATTATTCTGCCTTTTCATGGTGGAATAAGTTTTCAACCATCAACGGTTCCAGCCCCGGAATCAACAAAAAACGGACGGTTTCCCGTCCGTTTTCTGGAAATTGAGGCGTTGAATTACCGGATCAATAGTCCAGTTCACCCCTCATGACCCGGCGCTCGAATTCGGCCACGTCCACTACCTGGCCGGTCAGCCGGGCGTGTTCCGTGGCGAAGGCCATCACATGGGAGTGGGCGGATTCTTCAATGGAAGTGGTCATGTCCGCCGGGGTGGGCACCGTCAGCATGTCGTCATAAAGGGCGTCCACCAGTCCCCAGTCGCCGCCGCCGTGGCCCTGGTAGCCTCCGGCCAGTTCTTCCAGCTCCACCACGCGGGTTTTTCCGCCAAAGTGGGGCGTGACGGTGATTTCACCGGGGCCGTTTTCCTTGTAGAAGGCTCCGGCGCGGATTTTGCCCTTGGTGCCGTATACCTCGATATGGCGTCCCTGTTCAAAGGCCGTCATCGTGAAGGTGCCGGTCAGGCCACCTTCAAAGCGCATGATGGAGACCTGGTGGTCCGGCTGGTCGTTGTCGCACTGGAGGTAGTCCCTGCCCCACGGCGAGGTTTTGAGCCACTCGCAGATTTCCTCCGCCGTGGCTTCCTGCGCGCGGTCGTAGACCATGCCCAGCCAGCGCTTGCATTCGTCATCCGTGGCGTATTTGCGGGCGTCCCAGGGGTCTTCCCCCACCGGGGAGGTCCAGTCCGTACAGCGTTCCGGCCGGGGGGAGGAGAGCGTTTTTTTCGTGAAGAAGGTGAGCTCCCCGAAGCTGGCTACGGAGAGGCATTTGCGCCGCCCCATGAGCCAGTAGAGGATGTCCATGTCATGGCAGCATTTGGCCACGATCATGGGAGTGGAGGTTTTGCTGTTGCCCCAGTGACCGCGCACGAAGGAGTGGGCGAAGTGCCACGCCCCCACGCCTTCATTGGCATTGAAGGTGATGACGTCCCCTATTTCCCCGCTGGCGATGATTTTTTTCAGGGTGCGGTAGAACTGGGTGTAGCGCAGCACGTGGCACACGGCCACGCGGCGCTTCAGCTGGCGCGCCATGTCACGCAGTTCCAGCGCTTCCCTCAGCGTCTTGGCGATGGGTTTTTCCAGCAGGACGTGGTAGCCCAGCTCCATGGCTTTTTTGCACGGGCCGTAGTGGTAGTCGTCCTGCGTGCCGATGATGGCTACGTCCGCCAGGCGCGGTTCCTCCAGCAGGGAGGCGGCGTCCTTGAACAGGCGGATGGAGTCCCGTTCCTCCTCCGGGGCAAAGTCACGCACGGCTTCCGTGCGCTGCTTGACGGGGTCCGCCGCGGCGGCAATGCGGTAGCGGTCTTTTTGTTCCATGGCCAGCTTCATGTAGGTGCGCGTACGGGAGCCGCACCCGATGCCGGCGAGAGAGAGTCTTTTTTGTTCAGGCATGAGGATTATATGATCAATTGATTTAAAGAACTCCGGATTTGACGAGCAACGCTTCCGCGTCCGGATCACGGCCCATGAAGTCGCGGTAGAGTTCCGCGGCAGGCTTGCTGTTGCCCTTGCTGAGGATGCAGCGGCGGAAGTCGCGTCCGGTCTGCGGGTTCAGCACCCCTTCTTTCAGGAAGCGGCTGAAGGCGTCCGCTTCCAGCACTTCCGCCCATTTGTAGGAGTAGTAGCCGGAGGCATAGCCCGTGGGGTCCGCGAAGATGTGGGTCAGGCGGCGCGCCACGGAGGGGCCGCGGTGGGTCATGGGCACCCGGTAGTCCGCCAGGATGCGCTCATCCGTTTCTTCCAGCGGAACGCCCTTGTACTGCGGCCAGTTCACGTGAAGCTCCAGGTCCAGCTTGCCGAAGCAGAGCTGGCGCATGAAGTCCGTGCCGCTCATGTAGTTGCGGGCGGCGCGCATTTTGGAGAAGAGTTCATCCGGGATTTTTTCACCCGTCTCATAGTGCGCGGCAAAGAGGTCCACGGATTCCCGCTCCCAGCACCAGTTTTCATTGATCTGGGAGGGCAGTTCCACAAAGTCCCAGGCCACGTTGGTGCCCGCCAGGGATTTGACCTCCACATCGGAAAGGAGCTGGTGCAGCAGGTGGCCGAATTCATGGAAGATGGTTTCCACCTCCCGGTGGGAGAGCAGCGCGGGCTTGTCCCCCACGGGCTTGGTCATGTTGCCGACCATCAGCCCCACGTGCGGAACGCGGGGCTTGCCGCCGTGCGGGGGTTCCCCCACGCTCAGGTAGTTCATCCACGCCCCGGCGCGCTTGGAGTCCCGCGGATGCCAGTCCGCATAAAAGGAGCCCAGGTGCTCCCCGCTTTCCGCATCATGCAGTTCATAGAACAGCACGTCCGGGTGCCATACTTCCACCGCGCCTTCCGGCACTTCTCCGGGTTCTCCCGGCTTGAAGGCCACTGTGGGGCGCGGCGTTACCGTGATGCCGTACAGGCCGGAGTAAATGGAGAAGAGGCCGTCCATCACCTTTTCCACGGAGTAGTACGGCCGCAGGTCTTCCTCATCAAAGGCGTACAGCTCGCGGCGGCGTTTTTCAGACCAGTAGCCGGTTTCCCACGGTGAGAGTTTTTCCACGGGTTTTCCGGTTTTTTCCTCCTTGTAGAGGCGTACGGCTTCCATGTCTTTCAGGAAGGAGGGCTTCACCTTGTCGTGCAGGTCGTTGATGAAGTCCAGGGCGTTGGCGCCGCTCCCGGCCATGCGGCGGGAGGTGGCGTAGTCCGCAAAGCACCCGTATCCCAGCAGGCGGGCCTTTTTATCCCGCAGTTCCAGGATTTCCGCAATAAGGGCCTCGTTGTCGTATTCCCCGTCCTTCCCGATGGAGCAGGAGCCTTCCCACATTTGACGGCGCAGGCCGTCCGAGTCCGCGAACTGCATGACGGGCTGGAGGGAGGTGAATTTCTGCGTAAAACGCCAGCGGGGGGCTTCTTCCGTGCCGTGGCCATTGGCCAGGGCGTCCAGCCGGGCGGCCTCCTTCGCGGAGTCCGGCAGGCCGGAGAGTTCCGCTTCATTTTCCACGATGAGTTCCCAGGCGTTGGTGGAGTCCAGCACGTTTTCCGCGAATTTCTTGGTCTTCAGGGAGAGCCGGGCTTCTATTTCCGCATATTCCGGCTTCACGCCGTCCGGCAGGTCCGCCCCGCTTTCACGGAAGTCCGCCAGGGTTTCCTGAATGAAGCGCTGCCTGACGGGGGAGAGGTCTTTCACCCAGTCACAGGCCGCGGCGGCTTTCAGGACCGTCCACAGGCACGGGTTCAGCGGCACGGAGGAGGAGAAGGCCACCACCTCCGGCAGCATTTCACCGATGGCTTCACGCTGGGAGGGTTCATCATTCACGGAGTCCAGATGCATGGCCCGGCCCCAGCCGAGGTGCAGGTCCTCCGAGGCTTTTTCCAGAGCGCCGAAGGTGCTTTCATAAGTGAGGGAGTCCAGGAGCTGGTCGCAGATGGCCTGGATGTTGGCTTTGGCGCGGGAGATGGCCTCCGTGATGTCCGGCTTGATGGCGTCCGGCGTGAGCCGTGACCAGGAGACCAGGAAGGAGGGGTCCAGATAGGGATGGTTCATATTTGATTGATGTATGTGGTTATTGAAAATGAATGGTTGCCGGAATGTTGCCGCGCCAGGGAGCCAGGGCGCCCGCCAGGGAAATACGGCCGTTCACAGGTATCCATTTTATTTGGTCCGGTTCTTTTTCCGCGCCTGCGTTACGGGCGCGGCCTTTTCTTTGCCGCGCGCCTGGCTCATGGTGGCCAGTACCCCGGCGTGGTTGGGGAAGCGCTTCAGCGCCTGTCCGCACATGTCCGCGCATTCCCGGTATTTGCCGCCCTGGAGGTAGGCCTGGGCCAGCTTCCATTCCGCGGGGTACGGCACCACGGGGGGCAGCAGCAGGGAGGAGTAACGCTGGCTCCGAATGGATTCCGACATCCAGACGTTGGCGGAGTCCGGGAACATGAGGGCACGGATTTCCGAGGAGTAAAGGCTTCCCATTTGAAGACATCGCGCCCAGTAGGAGAGGCTCATCTGGCGCCGGGCCGCTTCCGCGCCTTCCATGAACAGGCGCAGGATGCCGGACAGTTTGTCAAAGCCGGCCGCTACGGCGCCCGGCCTGCCCTGTTTGGCCGCGCAGCAGGCGCCCATGTACTGGGTGACCACCGCCGTCATGCCGTTGCTCAAGTCCGGAAATCCCTTGGGGAGTGGCCCCGGAGACGCCTTCAGCAGGTGCGCCTGCGCGGGGAGGGAGGGCCTGGCCAGCATGAGCCGGACGGGCAATGTCCTGGCCTCCCAAATTTGAAGGAGCGTGCCGGGAGCCAGGGGGTGTTCCCTGTCCAGCGGCATGGCGGCCGCCCTGGAGGCGATGGCCTCCGCCTTTTTGTAATGGCCCGCGCAGAATTCAGAGACGGCACGGTAAAGAATGGAACGGAAATAGGCGTCATTCAGCGCACGGGGCACGTTTTCCGTTTTTTCCCACGCCAGGCACAGGTTTTCAGAGGCCTGGAAGGCGGCGGAAGCTCCTTCATAGTCCCCCGTGCGGAACAGGCAGTGCCCCAGCAGATGCTGGGCGGAAGCGGAGAGGGGGTTGGCCGCGGCGGCCTTGCGGGCGGTTTCCACCGTCTCCGGAGAGATGACCGGGGCCACCTCCTCCAGCAGGACACGCATGAACAGGGCCGCCTGGGAGTCCGGGCGTTCTTTCAGGACGGCGTCCACCACGCGGACGGCCTCCTTCTGCCCTTCTCCGGGGTTGCCGTCTCCGTCAAAGCCGTCGCGCAGGAGCATGGCGTAAAAGAGGGGGGCGTAAGGATCGCGCTTCCAGGTGGAGCAGATGTTTTTCCATGATTCCCGCGCTTTCTCCGGGCCGTCCATCAGCAGCACGGCCAGGGCGTCCGCATAGGCGCGTTCCTGTTCCGGGCAGTCCGGGCGCAGCGCCAGCTCCTTCATGCGCTTCATGGACTGGACGCGCCGGGACTGGAATTCCGGGCCTGCGCCCATCAGGCTCATGCACCGCCCCC
This DNA window, taken from Akkermansia muciniphila, encodes the following:
- a CDS encoding LamG-like jellyroll fold domain-containing protein, translating into MVVSALCALGNLAQGGGTVESFGVDFGNASSAAQPGWTNMGVVTTAPSATLKSVPLRRNNLEASSSPVLAGTLFGRSVYLAVAAKSEASVGNMCYNNANSTWREKGETRGTQAGGVLEAESVFAFPNHGEALNTSLMLFTNGMAARAGTVRVSLSGLAPGKEYAVSFFLGSGRPAYQSVSLVSGGHVDVKALQTSTGSRTDGKWKGGVNTADADTYMAVEWTAEADEAGTLVFDVVKEGSSAGTGSMNLNALTVRTDDTAAPPAPEPRPVSVLHNKALTVLSSPVALPVPADAWTGNGEMTCELWIRPDEDAASGAILSLGSSMLSLNGGRLRLEAGNAETPASLEASGQSFAAGTWRHVAVSLGAENVSLYVDGILAGTAPAAPYLAAMKNGWTGLELAAQFKGARDELRLWNAELGAEADDFFLTGPLPMAHPRYGRLIGLWRLDGDFRDAKWTEFAGKTGSSFTRPYQAVTPPGAEFSIVTDNNTFRYMLVTGYVRESHIMWNWPSRPHMINNSDLIYIGAASAAANGDIIFSYPDNDVTESRGVQLLPADGTRTNVLEFTGENAYMNVGNGLLAGSNANAFTIEVNLALSAGEQNVTLFENDSVSMTLAWADGHYKARLQAGSTAAWEADLPAVALHEYFWLAFIRNSTAGTGVFYLNGSPLQTAAVAAGEMNGTPNAVVGRNLKGKIDDMRVWHLARPVNRLGTEVQPNWNDRLIVARWGNSDVFGRDTASWAEHVRTLRGMTEGVGGMRIRLGIAGGAWSAMLPNAAARQRFADGIRDLLKKYPLDGVDLDFEWLYQGDGKWTSYGQLAQAIRETNPDMFFSISLHTVAYWFPAAYMQYVDYFTFQNYGPSIDVNTYNSMVSACGKFRSQGFPDNKIILSAPFQGTPGTSGLPDGKKPGDYIKGYREIAANCPEADNPDNDTAVYSYSGLNLTLHYNGVTTVKKKAKYISGQKLAGFMYWDMGLDVADATGSNNYFDRRSLLRAANRYVSSTSFPVTASPFSLSRVGASVPAAGGAVDVEVQMEEEALGWVVAESPEWISVSAASGIGRTTVILTAAENKSAAARSGTVVFRASDKQECAVTVTQAGADLAGYDKWVQDTFPPDAAADRTAADASPSGDGITNLMKYATGLDPLKPCGSVTKVTAEEGADGKMHMVLRWPVNPQAAEVRHEVEVSPDLVNWTSLGEVETAGKTSAEFRDTEPVQESGMRRRFLRLKVTRE
- a CDS encoding PEP-CTERM sorting domain-containing protein (PEP-CTERM proteins occur, often in large numbers, in the proteomes of bacteria that also encode an exosortase, a predicted intramembrane cysteine proteinase. The presence of a PEP-CTERM domain at a protein's C-terminus predicts cleavage within the sorting domain, followed by covalent anchoring to some some component of the (usually Gram-negative) cell surface. Many PEP-CTERM proteins exhibit an unusual sequence composition that includes large numbers of potential glycosylation sites. Expression of one such protein has been shown restore the ability of a bacterium to form floc, a type of biofilm.), which produces MKKSFILLLLAGAVSAASAASLKINLGSSSAGDSDWISVATQTTSITGGKATSYTPIASLSKNGGAVSSSLVLGNLDGRDITLSMAYKSTAAMNAGYLDAAGTAPSLNSLFPDTVTYSSINGKCNGVKTQAVGLQFTLSGLAANTTYYLYVLGNSGFSTNKTSMTLSGGVSDVTGSLMDGYEGAGTVAGSTFQGTTDSSGVGMEWTFTTDGSGQVTLTYERAAGVAADVLSGDVVLNGFMLATEPIPEPSTASLGLVALAALMLRRRKR
- a CDS encoding Gfo/Idh/MocA family oxidoreductase — encoded protein: MPEQKRLSLAGIGCGSRTRTYMKLAMEQKDRYRIAAAADPVKQRTEAVRDFAPEEERDSIRLFKDAASLLEEPRLADVAIIGTQDDYHYGPCKKAMELGYHVLLEKPIAKTLREALELRDMARQLKRRVAVCHVLRYTQFYRTLKKIIASGEIGDVITFNANEGVGAWHFAHSFVRGHWGNSKTSTPMIVAKCCHDMDILYWLMGRRKCLSVASFGELTFFTKKTLSSPRPERCTDWTSPVGEDPWDARKYATDDECKRWLGMVYDRAQEATAEEICEWLKTSPWGRDYLQCDNDQPDHQVSIMRFEGGLTGTFTMTAFEQGRHIEVYGTKGKIRAGAFYKENGPGEITVTPHFGGKTRVVELEELAGGYQGHGGGDWGLVDALYDDMLTVPTPADMTTSIEESAHSHVMAFATEHARLTGQVVDVAEFERRVMRGELDY
- a CDS encoding M3 family metallopeptidase — its product is MNHPYLDPSFLVSWSRLTPDAIKPDITEAISRAKANIQAICDQLLDSLTYESTFGALEKASEDLHLGWGRAMHLDSVNDEPSQREAIGEMLPEVVAFSSSVPLNPCLWTVLKAAAACDWVKDLSPVRQRFIQETLADFRESGADLPDGVKPEYAEIEARLSLKTKKFAENVLDSTNAWELIVENEAELSGLPDSAKEAARLDALANGHGTEEAPRWRFTQKFTSLQPVMQFADSDGLRRQMWEGSCSIGKDGEYDNEALIAEILELRDKKARLLGYGCFADYATSRRMAGSGANALDFINDLHDKVKPSFLKDMEAVRLYKEEKTGKPVEKLSPWETGYWSEKRRRELYAFDEEDLRPYYSVEKVMDGLFSIYSGLYGITVTPRPTVAFKPGEPGEVPEGAVEVWHPDVLFYELHDAESGEHLGSFYADWHPRDSKRAGAWMNYLSVGEPPHGGKPRVPHVGLMVGNMTKPVGDKPALLSHREVETIFHEFGHLLHQLLSDVEVKSLAGTNVAWDFVELPSQINENWCWERESVDLFAAHYETGEKIPDELFSKMRAARNYMSGTDFMRQLCFGKLDLELHVNWPQYKGVPLEETDERILADYRVPMTHRGPSVARRLTHIFADPTGYASGYYSYKWAEVLEADAFSRFLKEGVLNPQTGRDFRRCILSKGNSKPAAELYRDFMGRDPDAEALLVKSGVL
- a CDS encoding tetratricopeptide repeat protein, translated to MKASFRHALLSATLAGCCSAAPGGEHGYWMSSPSLNGWREAVFRAGVPAQPAVLPPGVEMMMVGSSSPAVQILVLEGMTHLLTFGDMRATLKFDGALRLDPDCLMAHWGRCMSLMGAGPEFQSRRVQSMKRMKELALRPDCPEQERAYADALAVLLMDGPEKARESWKNICSTWKRDPYAPLFYAMLLRDGFDGDGNPGEGQKEAVRVVDAVLKERPDSQAALFMRVLLEEVAPVISPETVETARKAAAANPLSASAQHLLGHCLFRTGDYEGASAAFQASENLCLAWEKTENVPRALNDAYFRSILYRAVSEFCAGHYKKAEAIASRAAAMPLDREHPLAPGTLLQIWEARTLPVRLMLARPSLPAQAHLLKASPGPLPKGFPDLSNGMTAVVTQYMGACCAAKQGRPGAVAAGFDKLSGILRLFMEGAEAARRQMSLSYWARCLQMGSLYSSEIRALMFPDSANVWMSESIRSQRYSSLLLPPVVPYPAEWKLAQAYLQGGKYRECADMCGQALKRFPNHAGVLATMSQARGKEKAAPVTQARKKNRTK